One window from the genome of Bdellovibrionales bacterium encodes:
- the sufB gene encoding Fe-S cluster assembly protein SufB, whose product MDNSTKPAQTLPDTEYKWGFTTDIETDTVGKGLNEDVIRLISSKKNEPEWMLDYRLKAFRYWMTLTEPTWAHVNYPKIDFQDICYYSAPKKKADGPKSMDELDPELIKTFEKLGIPLTEQKRISGIAVDVVFDSVSVGTTHNEVLEKAGVIFCSISEAIQKHPDLVKKYLGSVVPITDNYYAALNAAVFTDGSFCYIPKGVRCPIDLSTYFRINAKDTGQFERTLLVCDEGGYVNYLEGCTAPQRDENQLHAAVVELVAMEKSEIKYSTVQNWYTGDKEGKGGIYNFVTKRGKAVGKHSKISWTQVESGSAITWKYPSVILQGDYSEGAFYSVALTHDYMQADTGTKMIHIGKNTKSTIISKGISTGHSSNAYRGQVKVMASAENARNYSQCDSMLVGDQCSAHTYPYIEVKNKSATLEHEATTSRISEDQIFYLQSRGLNMEQTISMLVNGFCKEVFKELPLEFSVEAVKLIEMKLENSVG is encoded by the coding sequence ATGGATAATTCGACAAAACCGGCACAAACTCTGCCGGATACAGAGTACAAATGGGGTTTCACGACCGATATCGAAACCGATACGGTTGGTAAAGGTCTCAATGAAGATGTCATTCGTTTGATCTCTTCAAAGAAAAACGAACCAGAGTGGATGCTTGATTATCGTCTGAAAGCTTTCCGCTATTGGATGACTCTCACTGAGCCGACGTGGGCGCATGTGAATTATCCTAAGATCGATTTCCAGGATATTTGCTATTACTCGGCTCCGAAGAAAAAAGCCGACGGTCCAAAATCCATGGACGAGCTCGATCCTGAGTTGATTAAGACTTTTGAAAAGCTCGGTATTCCACTGACTGAGCAAAAACGTATTTCCGGCATCGCGGTTGATGTGGTGTTTGACTCCGTCTCTGTCGGTACGACTCATAACGAAGTGCTTGAGAAGGCGGGCGTGATTTTCTGCTCGATCTCTGAAGCGATTCAAAAGCATCCAGATCTCGTTAAAAAATACTTGGGCTCCGTTGTGCCAATTACTGACAACTACTATGCGGCTTTGAATGCGGCGGTCTTTACAGACGGTTCTTTCTGCTACATTCCTAAAGGCGTTCGTTGTCCAATCGATCTTTCGACTTACTTCCGTATCAACGCAAAAGATACCGGTCAGTTCGAGCGCACCTTGCTTGTGTGTGACGAAGGCGGTTACGTGAATTATCTCGAGGGCTGTACAGCGCCTCAGCGTGACGAAAATCAATTGCATGCGGCAGTGGTTGAGCTTGTTGCCATGGAAAAGTCTGAGATCAAATACTCGACAGTTCAAAACTGGTACACGGGCGATAAAGAAGGTAAGGGTGGTATCTACAACTTCGTAACGAAGCGTGGAAAGGCCGTTGGTAAGCATTCAAAAATTTCTTGGACGCAAGTGGAGTCCGGCTCTGCAATTACTTGGAAGTATCCTTCCGTGATCTTGCAAGGCGACTACTCTGAAGGTGCTTTCTATTCTGTAGCCCTCACACATGATTACATGCAGGCAGATACTGGCACGAAGATGATTCATATCGGTAAAAACACGAAGAGCACGATCATCTCGAAGGGTATTTCGACAGGTCACTCTTCGAATGCTTATCGTGGCCAAGTAAAAGTCATGGCTTCGGCTGAAAACGCACGTAACTACTCACAGTGTGATTCTATGCTTGTGGGTGATCAGTGCAGTGCTCACACTTATCCATATATTGAAGTGAAAAACAAATCCGCGACATTAGAGCACGAAGCAACTACTTCGCGCATCAGTGAAGATCAGATCTTCTATCTGCAATCGCGCGGTCTCAACATGGAGCAAACAATCTCTATGTTGGTCAATGGATTCTGTAAGGAAGTGTTTAAAGAGCTTCCTTTAGAGTTCTCTGTTGAAGCTGTGAAATTAATCGAAATGAAACTAGAAAATTCAGTTGGGTAA
- the tolQ gene encoding protein TolQ codes for MNFLVESAHAAPPQVAINTSAMDALTQASPVVQLTLLILVGLSVFCWAIAYTKYRQLKQLREANEQFTNKFWKVSSFDTLYGDIDDYPASSMARIFKSAYLEMKKLADSPLVSKNSDDKPQLSGLDNLERSIRKATENEIAKMETRLTVLATTGSTGPFIGLFGTVWGIMGSFHKIGATGNASLAVVAPGISEALIATAIGLAAAIPAVILYNNFVARVRREEIELNNFSADFLNIVKRNFFKAE; via the coding sequence ATCAATTTTCTAGTCGAATCTGCTCACGCTGCTCCTCCACAAGTTGCTATTAATACAAGTGCGATGGATGCTCTTACTCAAGCTAGTCCCGTCGTGCAGTTAACTCTGCTCATTCTCGTGGGACTTTCTGTTTTCTGCTGGGCGATTGCCTACACGAAATATCGTCAGCTGAAACAACTTCGCGAAGCCAATGAGCAATTCACGAATAAATTCTGGAAAGTGAGTTCATTCGATACTCTTTACGGAGACATCGATGACTATCCTGCGAGCAGCATGGCGCGTATCTTTAAGTCTGCTTATCTTGAAATGAAAAAACTCGCAGACTCTCCGCTTGTGAGCAAGAACAGCGACGACAAACCTCAGTTATCAGGTCTTGATAACTTGGAACGTTCCATCCGCAAAGCGACTGAAAACGAAATCGCTAAAATGGAAACCCGCCTGACAGTGCTTGCAACCACAGGCAGTACCGGCCCTTTCATCGGTCTCTTTGGAACCGTTTGGGGGATTATGGGTTCTTTCCATAAAATTGGTGCTACTGGAAACGCAAGTTTAGCGGTTGTTGCTCCCGGGATCTCTGAGGCCCTCATTGCAACGGCGATTGGCTTGGCTGCCGCGATTCCAGCCGTGATCTTGTACAACAACTTCGTCGCGCGTGTTCGCCGCGAAGAAATTGAATTGAATAATTTCAGCGCTGACTTTTTGAATATCGTAAAAAGAAACTTCTTCAAAGCTGAGTAG
- a CDS encoding TonB family protein translates to MSTANKRLIKDDDLLKGLKVSLGLHAALVAIFTVRAAFFTPEKIDYSAAVRVDLVGLPDKMQDQQLPPKQEEAAKPAPPKPEPAPKAPPKEAKVEKAEKPVKAPPKKDAEAINLNKEKNKQKEALEKLKAMAAIEKMKEEAAEKEKESKAKMAGVGDTKSSATKIKGNILSPGTALKGLDKLQHDSYLSSLDHQIKQNWFLPEWLSKKPLRAQVRLKIDEKGQILSREIILSSGNPNYDEQALEAIDKAAPFAAPPEKFVSIVAVSGLVIGFPE, encoded by the coding sequence GTGAGTACTGCTAATAAACGCCTCATTAAAGATGACGATTTGTTGAAGGGCCTGAAGGTCTCTCTTGGCCTTCACGCAGCTTTAGTTGCGATCTTTACTGTTCGCGCGGCGTTTTTTACTCCTGAAAAAATCGATTATTCAGCAGCAGTTCGCGTAGACCTCGTGGGCCTGCCTGATAAAATGCAAGACCAACAGCTTCCACCAAAACAAGAAGAAGCTGCAAAGCCTGCTCCGCCAAAACCGGAACCGGCTCCGAAGGCTCCTCCAAAAGAAGCTAAAGTAGAAAAGGCTGAAAAGCCGGTCAAAGCTCCGCCGAAAAAAGACGCCGAAGCTATCAATCTGAATAAAGAAAAGAATAAGCAAAAAGAAGCCCTCGAGAAATTGAAAGCCATGGCCGCGATCGAAAAAATGAAAGAGGAAGCGGCTGAAAAGGAAAAAGAATCTAAAGCCAAGATGGCTGGCGTTGGCGACACTAAATCCTCAGCGACAAAAATCAAAGGCAATATTTTGTCACCTGGAACAGCCCTCAAAGGCCTCGATAAGCTCCAACACGATAGTTATCTTTCTTCTCTTGATCATCAAATCAAGCAGAATTGGTTTTTGCCTGAATGGTTGTCAAAGAAACCTCTCCGCGCCCAGGTGCGCTTAAAAATAGATGAGAAGGGACAGATCCTGTCTCGTGAAATTATTTTATCTAGTGGTAACCCAAATTATGATGAACAAGCTCTGGAGGCGATTGATAAAGCTGCGCCATTTGCAGCACCTCCGGAAAAATTTGTAAGTATCGTGGCCGTGAGCGGCCTCGTGATTGGCTTTCCTGAATAG
- a CDS encoding biopolymer transporter ExbD, producing MGMSSGGGSKSRATLSEINVTPLVDVMLVLLIMFMVTTPLMQQGIEVDLPKTSSAGVELNDEPFVLVIDAGQKMTAGKQNIAMADLRSKIKAIFQNRKNKQVYIQADRKVDYGFVAEAMGEIRAAGVFNIGLITVPKDK from the coding sequence ATGGGAATGAGTTCTGGCGGCGGCTCAAAAAGTCGCGCAACCCTCAGTGAAATCAACGTCACCCCGCTAGTTGACGTCATGCTGGTTCTGCTCATCATGTTCATGGTGACCACTCCGCTGATGCAACAAGGGATCGAAGTGGATCTGCCAAAGACCTCTTCGGCAGGTGTTGAGTTGAATGATGAGCCTTTTGTTTTAGTGATTGATGCCGGTCAGAAGATGACGGCTGGTAAGCAAAATATTGCTATGGCGGATCTCCGCTCTAAAATTAAAGCCATCTTTCAAAATCGTAAGAACAAACAAGTGTACATCCAGGCTGATCGAAAAGTGGACTATGGTTTTGTGGCCGAAGCTATGGGCGAGATTCGTGCAGCCGGTGTATTCAATATCGGATTGATCACGGTACCTAAAGACAAGTGA
- a CDS encoding Rrf2 family transcriptional regulator, producing the protein MNKLNRKLEYALMALKHMSAKIPGELTSAKEVSEQFSTPFDATARVMQAMAQKGLLRAEHGAFGGYQITKDLSKVTMLQLLEIIEGPTAMVKCMYKESPCEIQGTCNIVSPVQLLQSKLNEFYGNITLKELLLEAASGAKVAKRKPVAEEALNG; encoded by the coding sequence ATGAACAAACTCAATCGCAAACTCGAATATGCTCTGATGGCTTTAAAGCACATGAGCGCAAAAATACCGGGTGAGCTCACATCAGCCAAAGAAGTGTCTGAACAATTCAGCACTCCGTTTGATGCTACCGCACGCGTAATGCAGGCGATGGCCCAAAAGGGACTTCTGCGTGCCGAGCATGGAGCTTTCGGTGGTTATCAAATCACGAAAGATCTTAGCAAGGTCACGATGCTCCAACTTCTAGAGATCATCGAAGGTCCTACGGCGATGGTGAAGTGCATGTACAAGGAAAGCCCTTGTGAAATTCAAGGCACGTGCAACATCGTTTCTCCAGTTCAGCTTTTACAATCAAAACTGAATGAATTCTACGGCAACATCACTCTGAAAGAGCTTCTCTTGGAAGCGGCTAGCGGAGCTAAAGTAGCGAAGCGCAAACCAGTAGCAGAGGAGGCGCTCAATGGATAA